Within Sesamum indicum cultivar Zhongzhi No. 13 unplaced genomic scaffold, S_indicum_v1.0 scaffold00308, whole genome shotgun sequence, the genomic segment taaaacaaaaagagaccataaatataatgtatcctatgtataacaatataataatatgaaaatattattaataatatataataaatcacaaaatactaacataattataaatattttatgtacaattaattcaattttcttattctaagtacgcaaataaatattttttttatttttatagtaaattatacataatataaaaaaatataattgtataatataatatgcgTGTAgacaatttctttaaaaataattattttagatcAAAAAGTACAAATAAGTGTCTTGATCACGTGAttccaaatatttacatataaaattaattttgacttatttagCAATTGGTGtcatttttaatctttaacgtttacaaattcttacgaatttggtcaaatttcaaaccaaacttgtaaaaatttataaacattaaaattcaaaatcattaaaccataaaaaatgacaacaaatataattgtatatgtacatatatatgtgtgtgtgtgtaacaagcctataaataattgatgtcTTACTACTTAACATATAtactgcattaaaatatttggtccACTTAATATCTAAAtcattaaattcttaattaatctttaaattaaataattaattaaaattttaatttatagcaCTCCAATTCGttccatcaattttaaaacattttttttccacaacacacaaataaaataaaaaatttaattaataaatgaaacaaatataaaataaataaaataatggtgACTTTctcattacatataatttttaatatataataaatcataaataattcttattatGCAATATAATTTGCATATAAACCATTTCCGTTGGAATCCAATTATCATATAACATCCAAGTTAGAATTTAACTATTAACTtgattttacataaattaactaattacaaagttactatacataatttaacaatctattattataagaaagagatataattgtcatcacaaaaaaagaagaaatataaaaaatgagaaatactATCTCCATTATCCtatgcaaataaattaaaaactaaaaaaaataattataaaattatttaacaacaGTCATAagtgaagaaatataatagctaatcatttacaaatttataatacacaCAATAACTTGATATGCTTTTCATTtacagttatatatattattatattatactataaTAAAAGTGTGAACAccatttatgtattatttcaattatatacctttttaaataataaatgagagTGTATGAGGATGGATCTATTCTTACCCTTTTGGTTGGAAGGTTTTGTTCAACAACTGTATTCATCACCCGCCAATTCTTATGCTGTCAAAAAGTTGTACAAGCGAGAAAAAAGTTACTACAACGTGAGTCCAAGCACTCAAGCAAGAACACAATCTCTACCACAGGGGCAGATTAACTTTACAAGAGTTCTACAATATGTTAGTTGACTATATATGctgtgaaaaaagaaaattgaaaatggagAACAACAGAGTTTCAACAGCAAAGAAGCAAATAAGCAAGGTGGTAGAACACAAATGCtattattactaaataaattaaatcagaGCAGcaaaaacaatgaagaaatacgctccaattagtcaaaaatccaagaaaatgaGAACCCAGCAACACAAAACATTGGGggacaaataataaaaatgatatgataGCATATGAATAGCTACCTGCACCACGGAACACCAATACTAAAGCACTTCCGGGAACATCACTGTGGTCTTCTCACCATGTATAGCAAATGtaactgaaagaaaattatgtgatgaacTTCGTTAGAAGAGTTtaaaagaaagatggaagaccaaaaaagaaagaaaaagaaagaaaaagtaagaaCTATAAATTAGAGGGCTACACGACAAATTTGAAGAAGTTGCACATGCGACGGGTACCATAACATATGTTAGATGAGAAACCACAAGAGattctttgaattaaatactatGTCCAGTGCAAAAGACAGTTCAAAGTATAATTAAGTTCTCTAAATTTAAATGCAGAATGTCCAGAAAACATCCATGCTCCACCACCACACCAGGATTTGCTAGTAAAAAAGTAAAtcgggaaaagaaaaagaaatgaaacttgaatcaGTTATAGAATCTTCATGACAACTACATACCAAGTAGTTAAAGCCAAGAAGATCCAAGGACGTAAATTTGAAAccttttaataacaaaaacatgaaCATATTgttttcctctcttttttccCTCAGTTATCTACATCTAATAGAACCAACAAAGTACttacaaaagaagaagaagcaagtATTGCCTACATATCAGAAAAGGTATGCTAAGAAGCCTGCCCTGTTATAGTGCTCTAGAGATTCACaacattcaaagaaaatatgcagATACTGATGCAAGAAGATGAGGCAATGCTCAAGTAGCACctaatatgttttttctttgtcaaaatgcaaaatctgCAGCATTTACCTCAGGGGACTCCAAGTTTGAGTTTAATGTGAATAGGAGGTCttttgctaatttatttttcagcatGCTTGCAAGTTTATTGGTTAGTAAAGCTCTAAGGGCATCAACTGCAGCCTGAATGTAGGGTGTCGGGATCTCCTCGTCAACCAAACCACTAAGCCTTGACAAGGCATGAGATGCTTTTACAGCATGTGTGTTTTTTGCTATTTGACCGCTAGTTCCAACACCATGTGCATCTGTCTTATCTGATTCCTCCGCCGTCGAATCATATTGGAGCAACAATGGTATAAGGTACctgaacaaacaaaaagtgaCCCTATAAAACCACAAGTTCCTAAAATGGACCTggattcaaacaaaataatccaCCTGAGAAAGACCATAACATCATGATAAAGCAGTTTGCAACAGTGGAGTGGTTTTTAAGATATAACAGGCACATGGCAGCTGATGCAGAGGCCTTCAAGTTCACAATGTTCATAAACCATAAACTTCCACAGTGCCGTAGAATAANNNNNNNNNNNNNNNNNNNNNNNNNNNNNNNNNNNNNNNNNNNNNNNNNNNNNNNNNNNNNNNNNNNNNNNNNNNNNNNNNNNNNNNNNNNNNNNNNNNNNNNNNNNNNNNNNNNNNNNNNNNNNNNNNNNNNNNNNNNNNNNNNNNNNNNNNNNNNNNNNNNNNNTTTTTGAGAAACATCGGAGTGGTTTTTGTAAGATGTAACAGTCATGTGCCAGATGATGCAGTGGCTTCAAAATTCATGTTGTTCATAAAGCTTAAGTTTTCACACTTCACGTAGAAAAAGTACATTACTGCCATTCAAAGAATAGTCACCACAAAGCATCTTCAACACTAGAGTTCCaacattttgttcaatttaaaaaaagtaaaaatatgaCCACCTTCACaagcaaataaattttctatacaAGCTCAGACAGACATAGAGAAAATGCCAGCAACAAAGTCATCCACATGAGCACAAAGAGCATTATAAATAGACGAATATGGGTAATTTCATTATTCAATATCCATATATGAGCTACGAAGAATTATATGGGCAAAAGAGTGAAAAGTAATGAACGAATAAAAGCTAAGTCACTGAGCAATATGTCACTTGGAGCTAGGTTAAgcgataaatataaaaggacaGTCAAGAAATCCATAACAGAAACAGTAGTGTTCTGCAAACTTCCAGAAACTAGAATCTCATGCTAGAAAACTGATGAAAGCATAATCATAACAATATAATGATCTATCTTACCACAGTACACCAGCCTTCAAAAgggaattttgaatttcagaGGAGATAGAAAGGTGAGCAATGGTCTGCAGGGCAGCATCAATAGCAGCAGGAACAAGCTCAAGTTCAGTGTAATGAACAATGTCATCAACTAATCCTGAAAACTCGAGCATCTCAGTTCTCGCACTTCCAAACTGACTCAAAACTGAAAAGGTTCGCATTATGCTAGCAACAATAGTAGCGGATGGCCTGGCAGGAGTGTTGGACCACACACATGCAACGGGAAAGGAGGGTTGCAAGAAGAGGTATTCCACCATCTCTCACAAGCTCTTCACCATTGAATGGTGAAGACTCGCACCTGAAAGTTAAATATGTGGAAATAGCATAAGCAAAAGTACATCTACAAAGTACTTATCTAAAGAAGAATGATATGGAAATTACAGATGACGAATTTACATCAACCAAACAAGCTCCGAGGATGCAACTAGAAGATGTGCTGAtcagaggaaagaaaattgttaTCATCCTTG encodes:
- the LOC105180071 gene encoding dnaJ homolog subfamily C GRV2-like; protein product: MRTFSVLSQFGSARTEMLEFSGLVDDIVHYTELELVPAAIDAALQTIAHLSISSEIQNSLLKAGVLWYLIPLLLQYDSTAEESDKTDAHGVGTSGQIAKNTHAVKASHALSRLSGLVDEEIPTPYIQAAVDALRALLTNKLASMLKNKLAKDLLFTLNSNLESPELHLLYMVRRPQ